The stretch of DNA ATGCCTTATTTCTTGCGGTAATAGGTATTGCCAACATAGGTATAGTTTCAGCAGTTAAGAAGGAATGGGTGCTAAATGCAGCATACCAATATGGAATAATTGCAATGATTTCATCCCTTCCATTATTTGGAGCTGCGGGATTAATATTGGCAAAAACTGGGACTTTATCAATATTTGAACTATCCAAGACAGCCCATGATATATTCTATCAAAAAGTAATTTATGCCATGGGAATGGTTGGTGAAACAGGTATAGCTCCATTTTATGCTGCAAAGGCTGAGATGTTCAGAGCTCCGGGAGCTCCATATATATTAATGATACATCTTTCATCACTGCTTATAATTATAAGAACCGCTGAAATATTGCTATCTATCCATTAAAGGCTTATAATCTTTAATTAATATAAATTTATTATCAATTAAGATATATCAAATTATTAATTTATTGTTTAACCATTATTATATTCTAAAATAAAAGAGCGTGATTATATGACGCCAGAAAAAAAGAGTGGAGTAATTTCATTGATTATAGGATTAATTGGATATGTATATCTCATATTATGTTCAAATATATTTTTAATTTATATGGGAACTGCACTATTTACACCATTTATAATTTATGGATTTGGGATATTACTAAATCCAAATACTCGAAGAAAAGATGAAGGACAACTACCATTTAGAGGGTGGTAATTATGGAGATAATATCATCATTTGGACACATAACCGGAGCTCTCTCATATACATTATATGCTTTCTTAATTGGAGGATTGTTGCTTGGATTTCACAGAAAAATAACTGCAAGAGTGCAGGGAAGACCTGGACCTCCAATAATTCAGTATATAATAGACACATTTAAGTTCTACATTAAGGAAATTACATTTCCTATAACTGCTGGAAATCCGCTTTATTTATTTGTGGCATTGATGGATATCATGGTCTGGATGTCTGCATTATTTGTTGGAGTGGTATTTGAATACTCTTTATTGATATTAATTGGTTTATATGTTCTTCAAAAAATTGTTGAACACGGATGCGGGCTTAGTAGTGGTTCTCCTTATGGAAAACTTGGAGGGGTTAGAAGTGTATTCTCAGCAGCTGCCGAAGTTCCATTATTTGCAGTAATTGGAATAATCTATATATTGACCCATTCATTGATGATAAGCGATATAATAAACTATCAGGCTATAAATGGTCCAATATTATTTAAATTACCATTTGCAGCATTTGCATTCTTTATATTAATTGTTTCTAAGGCACCACATAGCCCATTTGGTATAGTTAAGGACAAATGTATTGTCAGCGGATATTCAACAGAACACTTTGGGACTCTTGAATCCATTATAATGATTGCAGAGGCAATAGCATGGTTTGTTCTACTTTGGCTATTTATAGCATTATTTATAGGTCCAGCATTGGTATCAAGTCCATTATTAACATTGGTTGGAATGGTGATTTTAACCTTTATCGTATCTATGATATGTGCTATAACACCACTATTAACACCAAACCACTCAGTTATGCTTCAAATACTGATTGCATCCCTAACTATGATAGATTTACTGTATAGGGTTATTCATTAGGTGATATTATGAGAAATTACATTTATCTATTGGCTATATCGTGCCTTACCATAGTGGGCGTCTTGATTTCAATAAATATATTTCAAATTAATATTATATCAGTAATTGGGCTTTTTATTGCAATATTTCTTGTAATAATAGCATTAGCCCTTAAACCAAAAAGTGCTGCTACTGCACATATTATGGAAAATTTAGAGTTAATATTTATGTTTTTGGTATTTGTAGGATTACTTTATTTAGGTTATTCAATGTATTCTGCAAATACCAACTTGTTATTATAAAATAAGGTGATTCTATGAATGAAGTGCCCTACAATATACTTTACAGTGTCATTTGCCTTGTAATTGGAGGATTTTTTGGGTTATCGTACAGTTATAAAAAATATCAAATGCCTTATGTGGAGAAAATTAGGGATAAATTTGCATTAATTTGTTCAATAATTGGAGGAATAATCTTCCTAATCGATTTACCATACCATATAAATTATCCAATCTCATGCCTTTTAATTGGAATTCCATTTGGAATGAGACCAGGATATGGAAATGCAGAGTTATATATTGGACTTATTATAGCATTTGCAGGATATTTAATTAAGATGTGTTTGTGGGGGTGATAATATGACGGATAATAGTAATAATGAGTATAATAAGGGACATATCAATGGAAATATTAATACAGAGGTATGTAACTCAGATAATTTAAAAAAAATAGATGAAATCCAATGTGAAGGAACTTTGGAGCAAAAATACAATATCATAAAGGACAACAGATACATAATGGAGGAAGTTATTGTCCCAATTTCAAATGCCTTAAAACTTCCAATGGAAGAGGTTATTGAAATATTTATAAAAAAGTATGATGGAACTGCACTGTATGAAACCCATGCCTTCGCTGAACAGGCAAGAATGGCATGTTTAGGAAGAAAAGTAGATATAGACTTAGGACTTTGCTGGATTTCTGATTTTTTTGATTTAATTTCAAGGGAAGACGCCGATTTAATAAGAAAAAAAGTGGTTGAAGATACACTGATGCACCATAAACCCTATAAGGAAGCATTGGAGATTGGTAGAAAATTGGTTATAGGCCTGTTAAAAGAAGAATAGTTAAAATAGGAGTTAAAATAGGCGTTAATTAATAATTATATAAATATTTAACAAGTATTTAATAATTATATATGGATAATGATTGGAGGAACATTATGATAAAAGAATTTTTCAGAAAGAGGTCCATAAATGTTTGTATCGTAAATACAGGAGGGTGTAATGGATGTGATATCGAGCTCGTAGCTACCCTTGCTCCAAGGTATGATATTGAACAGTATGGAATACATGTGCATAACAATCCAAGAGAAGCCGATATATTGGTTGTTACAGGACCTGTTACACTTCCTTGGAAAAATCGACTTAAAGAGATATATGAAAAAACACCAGAACCAAAAATTGTTATAGCTGTTGGAGCATGTGCTTTAAGCTGTGGCATATTTAAAGAAGGTCATGTTTGCGGTCCAGTGGATAAGATTATCCCGGTTAATGCAAAAGTTCCTGGATGTCCTCCAAGACCTGCTGAGATAATTGAAGCAGTATTAAAAGTAGCACCAGATGCCATTGCAGCAAAAGAAAAACTTCTTAAAAAACAGGAAAAAGAAAAAGCAGTTAAATCAGCATAATATGTATAATTAATATGCATATGCTATGAGTATCAAATAATTAATGAATTACATGATGATTTACTACTTAATATGATTAATAATATCTAAAATAAAATAAAAAATTGAAAATAGTGATATAATGAATGTAGTGCCCATAGGACCCATAAATCCTGTGTTAAAAGAACCTGTACGAATAAAACTTGTGGTTGAAGGTGAAAGAGTTGTAGGCTCAGAGATAGAAATGGGTTATGTCCATAGAGGTATTGAAAAAATAATGGAAGGAAAGCATTATTTAAAAGGCATATACCTTTCAGAGAGGGTATGCGGTATATGTTCATACATACATACTCAGACCTTTGCAGAATGTATTGAGTATATCTCAAATATAGAAGTTCCAGATAAGGCAAGATATTTAAGGGTAATTACAACAGAGTTGGAGAGAATACATAGCCATTTAATAGCAGCCGCAGTATATGATATGTCTATTGAACATGAAACACTTGCAATGTGGTGTTTAAATGCAAGGGAACATGTGATGGATTTATTAGAAATGATATCAGGAAATAGGGTAAATACGGGGTTTAATGTAATTGGTGGGGTTAGGTTGGATATTAATAAAGAGATAATAGATAAAATTTATAAAAAAGTAGATGAACTTGAAGAAGATGTAAAAAACATATTGGAAGTATTTAAAACTGGTCCTTTAATAAATCTAAGGGGTAAAGGTATTGGAGTTCTTGGGTATAAGGAAATAATGAAAACAAGAGCAGTAGGGCCAGTAGCTAGGGCATCGGCATTACCTGAAAGTGATTGGAGATTAAGGCACTCCACCTATAAAGAACTAAAATTCAAACCTGTCTGGGAAGATGGGGGAGATAATTCCGCTAGGATGATGGTTAGACATGAGGAGGTTATGGCAAGTATAGGTCTTATAAGGAAAGCTTTGGAATTATATGAGGAGAGTTCAGGTGGCGTAAGAATAAAAGCCGATGTAAAAGGAGGTTATGGTGAGTGGAAAAATGAAGCTCATAGAGGTGAAGTTTATTATAAGATAGCCATTACAGATGGAGGATTGATTAAAAGAATAATGATTAGAACTCCAACAGTTATGAATCTTGAAGCCTATAAATACATGCTAAAAACCTGTCCAACGGTTTCAGATGCAGTTACCACCTATACTTCAATTGACCCATGTGTATCTTGCACTGAACGAACAATTGTATTAAAAGATAAAAAACGGGAAAAATTTCTCCTTATTCGTTTAAATAATGTTTAAACATTAAATAAAACTAAATAATAAATTAAAAAATAAATTAAAAACCAAATATACTGTGTAATTAAGAAAAATATCTAAAATATCTAAATAATAAAAATTGGGTGGGTATTTATGTCATCATCGATATGGTATCTCTATGAATTTGTAAGAAAAAAATGGATTAAAAAGTTTTTAGACGCTAAAACAGAAGAAGAGATTGTTATAGCACCTAAACGATACCGAAAAGTTCCACCTACTGTGGTTTATCCTGAAAAATGTATAAGCTGTGGAGCCTGTAAAGGTTCATGTCCTTCATTTGCCATTGAACTGGTTAATAATCCAAAATACAATAAAAAAATCCCCGAAATAGATGTAGGGAGTTGTATATCCTGTGGAAATTGTGTAGAATCATGTCCTACAAAAGTTTTAGAGATTGGAGTTTTAATGAAAGAAACAGAAGGTCTTCCTTGGAATGTTCCAAAATATACCAATTTGATAATTGATGAGGAGCTCTGTGTAAATTGTAGTTCCTGTAAGTTGGTATGTCCTGTTGATGCAATTGATTATAATGGGGTATCTCATGTTATTGACAAAAATATATGTATCGGTTGTAATCGATGTATTGATGCCTGCCCTGTAATTGATGCTATAAAAACCTATGACGAAAAGATATTAAAAGAAAAAATCGATAAAAGTCAATATTTAAAATTTGAAAGATTGCTAACACATGAGAATAAAGAATGTGTAAAAGATAATAATAAAAATTTAGATGCTAATTTAGCTATTAAAGAAGAAAACAGCAGTAATGGAGATAGTGTAGGCAATAATACAAATAATAACAGTAATGACAATAATAAAAATAATAAAATCTCAGAGATTCCAAGAATCGTAAAAAGTCTATGTATATCCTGTGGAAACTGTGTGGATGTGTGCCCCGGATATATTGATTTAAAAAACTACAATGTAGTGGAATGTATAAAATGCGGAGAATGTATTGAAGTATGTCCAACTAATGCCATGAGAATTGGAGAAATTCCAAGAATTCCAAAAATAAGGGATAAATGTTATATTATAGACGAAAATAAATGTATTGGATGTAGAATTTGTTATAAGGTCTGCAATGTTGATAACGCCATATCAATATCAAGTGAAAC from Methanothermococcus okinawensis IH1 encodes:
- a CDS encoding 4Fe-4S binding protein, coding for MSSSIWYLYEFVRKKWIKKFLDAKTEEEIVIAPKRYRKVPPTVVYPEKCISCGACKGSCPSFAIELVNNPKYNKKIPEIDVGSCISCGNCVESCPTKVLEIGVLMKETEGLPWNVPKYTNLIIDEELCVNCSSCKLVCPVDAIDYNGVSHVIDKNICIGCNRCIDACPVIDAIKTYDEKILKEKIDKSQYLKFERLLTHENKECVKDNNKNLDANLAIKEENSSNGDSVGNNTNNNSNDNNKNNKISEIPRIVKSLCISCGNCVDVCPGYIDLKNYNVVECIKCGECIEVCPTNAMRIGEIPRIPKIRDKCYIIDENKCIGCRICYKVCNVDNAISISSETRLPYINPEYCVRCGLCYRECPVDAIGLTKTEEVFGRYKLRKIRDEFESIIRSDLEEFSKNYLMSKNDILEFAKAKANEELVKHRK
- a CDS encoding DUF2104 domain-containing protein; the protein is MNEVPYNILYSVICLVIGGFFGLSYSYKKYQMPYVEKIRDKFALICSIIGGIIFLIDLPYHINYPISCLLIGIPFGMRPGYGNAELYIGLIIAFAGYLIKMCLWG
- a CDS encoding respiratory chain complex I subunit 1 family protein, with the protein product MEIISSFGHITGALSYTLYAFLIGGLLLGFHRKITARVQGRPGPPIIQYIIDTFKFYIKEITFPITAGNPLYLFVALMDIMVWMSALFVGVVFEYSLLILIGLYVLQKIVEHGCGLSSGSPYGKLGGVRSVFSAAAEVPLFAVIGIIYILTHSLMISDIINYQAINGPILFKLPFAAFAFFILIVSKAPHSPFGIVKDKCIVSGYSTEHFGTLESIIMIAEAIAWFVLLWLFIALFIGPALVSSPLLTLVGMVILTFIVSMICAITPLLTPNHSVMLQILIASLTMIDLLYRVIH
- a CDS encoding DUF1959 domain-containing protein, with amino-acid sequence MTDNSNNEYNKGHINGNINTEVCNSDNLKKIDEIQCEGTLEQKYNIIKDNRYIMEEVIVPISNALKLPMEEVIEIFIKKYDGTALYETHAFAEQARMACLGRKVDIDLGLCWISDFFDLISREDADLIRKKVVEDTLMHHKPYKEALEIGRKLVIGLLKEE
- a CDS encoding hydrogenase large subunit, which codes for MNVVPIGPINPVLKEPVRIKLVVEGERVVGSEIEMGYVHRGIEKIMEGKHYLKGIYLSERVCGICSYIHTQTFAECIEYISNIEVPDKARYLRVITTELERIHSHLIAAAVYDMSIEHETLAMWCLNAREHVMDLLEMISGNRVNTGFNVIGGVRLDINKEIIDKIYKKVDELEEDVKNILEVFKTGPLINLRGKGIGVLGYKEIMKTRAVGPVARASALPESDWRLRHSTYKELKFKPVWEDGGDNSARMMVRHEEVMASIGLIRKALELYEESSGGVRIKADVKGGYGEWKNEAHRGEVYYKIAITDGGLIKRIMIRTPTVMNLEAYKYMLKTCPTVSDAVTTYTSIDPCVSCTERTIVLKDKKREKFLLIRLNNV
- a CDS encoding membrane protein; translation: MLIDPITGNFYGYVPFGDIVFYLTDFSVIAFLVALFFTLVVYLTKPEKQLEAQINDFGDKFNTVSLKELKIRRLMAIICGISTAFAMLTGDIFDYALFLAVIGIANIGIVSAVKKEWVLNAAYQYGIIAMISSLPLFGAAGLILAKTGTLSIFELSKTAHDIFYQKVIYAMGMVGETGIAPFYAAKAEMFRAPGAPYILMIHLSSLLIIIRTAEILLSIH
- a CDS encoding NADH-quinone oxidoreductase subunit B family protein, with the translated sequence MIKEFFRKRSINVCIVNTGGCNGCDIELVATLAPRYDIEQYGIHVHNNPREADILVVTGPVTLPWKNRLKEIYEKTPEPKIVIAVGACALSCGIFKEGHVCGPVDKIIPVNAKVPGCPPRPAEIIEAVLKVAPDAIAAKEKLLKKQEKEKAVKSA